A region from the Phycisphaerales bacterium genome encodes:
- a CDS encoding M20/M25/M40 family metallo-hydrolase has protein sequence MPTRETGSGDGRRPAAAERGLNPTHPTVEAKPGSSVGGQAASSPRRFASILSHVSRDHVRETVDVLAAFGTRHTLSPDTDPGRGNAAARRWIKRTLESFAALPGSRLSVIEEEFDAEPSTRLPLGARIVNLLAIIPGVDPEASRRATYVMAHYDSMTADPLDSTSDAPGADDNASGCALAIEAARVLCTAPLSGTVVIVLTGGEEQGLLGAAFRASAAAASRSLHVHAVLNCDIVGDPSGPAGSIHPARRDVVRVFSEGVPMAADDASRTMFRSNGLESDSPSRELARFIVDVARLEMTDVAPMLVFRPDRFRRGGDHTPFVTRGIPAVRFTEPDEHFSRQHARVDRSIERGDLPQFVDAEYLAGVTRLNVAALCHLASAPPAPDRVRAGHSPTGSGTLVRWTPIASGARHEVVCRLTTDAMWRWVFPADGDDFAMVDLCLDDHIFGVRAVSTEGVAGVPRVAIPSTE, from the coding sequence ATGCCGACGCGCGAAACCGGTTCGGGAGATGGTCGTCGGCCAGCCGCGGCCGAGCGGGGCTTGAACCCAACACACCCGACCGTTGAGGCGAAACCGGGTTCTTCAGTCGGCGGGCAGGCCGCGAGTTCTCCGCGCCGGTTCGCGTCCATCCTGTCGCACGTCTCGCGCGACCACGTGCGCGAGACGGTGGACGTGCTCGCGGCGTTCGGGACCCGGCACACGCTGTCCCCCGACACCGATCCCGGGCGCGGGAACGCGGCGGCGCGGCGTTGGATCAAGCGAACGCTCGAGTCCTTTGCCGCGTTGCCCGGATCGCGATTGAGCGTGATCGAAGAGGAGTTCGACGCCGAGCCTTCAACGCGGTTGCCCCTGGGCGCCAGGATCGTGAATCTGCTGGCGATCATCCCGGGTGTCGATCCTGAGGCTTCGCGCCGGGCGACGTATGTGATGGCCCATTACGACAGCATGACGGCCGACCCGCTGGATTCGACGAGCGACGCGCCGGGTGCCGACGACAACGCCTCGGGGTGTGCGCTCGCGATCGAGGCGGCGCGAGTGCTCTGCACGGCCCCGCTTTCGGGCACAGTCGTGATCGTGCTCACCGGTGGCGAGGAGCAGGGCTTGCTGGGGGCGGCCTTTCGCGCGTCGGCTGCGGCGGCTTCGCGGTCGTTGCACGTGCATGCCGTGCTCAACTGCGACATCGTCGGCGATCCATCGGGTCCGGCCGGCTCGATCCATCCCGCACGGCGCGACGTGGTGCGTGTCTTCTCGGAGGGCGTGCCGATGGCGGCCGATGACGCCTCCCGGACGATGTTCCGATCGAACGGGCTGGAGAGCGACTCGCCCTCGCGCGAGTTGGCGCGATTCATCGTCGACGTCGCTCGATTGGAGATGACCGACGTCGCGCCGATGCTGGTCTTTCGCCCGGATCGGTTCCGTCGCGGCGGCGATCACACGCCGTTTGTCACGAGGGGCATCCCGGCGGTGCGCTTCACCGAGCCCGACGAGCACTTCTCGCGCCAGCACGCGCGCGTGGATCGCTCGATCGAGCGCGGCGACCTCCCCCAGTTCGTGGACGCGGAGTATCTCGCGGGCGTGACGCGGCTGAACGTCGCGGCGCTCTGCCACCTCGCGAGTGCGCCGCCCGCGCCCGATCGTGTGCGAGCCGGGCACTCGCCGACCGGCTCGGGGACGCTCGTGCGATGGACGCCGATCGCGTCGGGCGCTCGCCACGAGGTCGTCTGCAGACTGACGACCGACGCGATGTGGCGATGGGTCTTCCCTGCCGATGGTGATGACTTTGCAATGGTCGATCTGTGCCTGGATGATCACATCTTCGGCGTGCGGGCGGTGTCGACGGAGGGCGTGGCGGGAGTGCCGCGTGTGGCGATTCCGAGCACGGAGTAA
- a CDS encoding carboxypeptidase regulatory-like domain-containing protein: MLPCMLIAGAGVSGSSLATTRGASGPESSGVFPIPSILGTIAGRVTSESTGGEIVGAAVTLTRGDVIVAQGTSGKDGQFVLVGIAPGTYSISANGHENRTVNLSRFDIYVELTAK, from the coding sequence GTGCTCCCATGCATGCTCATCGCCGGGGCCGGGGTCTCCGGCTCGAGCCTGGCGACGACGCGGGGCGCGAGCGGTCCCGAATCGAGCGGCGTCTTCCCGATTCCCAGCATCCTCGGGACGATCGCCGGTCGTGTCACATCCGAATCAACCGGCGGCGAGATCGTGGGCGCCGCGGTCACGCTCACTCGCGGCGATGTGATCGTCGCCCAGGGCACCAGCGGCAAGGACGGGCAGTTCGTCCTCGTCGGGATCGCGCCCGGGACGTACTCCATCTCGGCGAACGGGCATGAGAATCGAACCGTCAATCTCTCGCGATTCGACATCTACGTGGAACTGACGGCCAAGTAG
- a CDS encoding winged helix-turn-helix transcriptional regulator has translation MPTTEFDIDAVCRALADPTRRALLDLLRDGPKTTGDLCLAFPAVTRFAVMKHLGILESAQLVLATREGSKRWNWLNGAPLATLMQRWMTPLAISWSSDMLAFAQIAAEKIKR, from the coding sequence ATGCCCACGACGGAGTTCGACATCGACGCGGTCTGCCGAGCCCTCGCGGACCCGACGCGGCGGGCGCTCCTCGATCTGCTCCGCGACGGCCCGAAGACGACGGGCGATCTCTGCCTCGCGTTCCCCGCGGTGACCCGGTTCGCGGTGATGAAGCACCTTGGAATCCTGGAATCGGCACAACTCGTGCTCGCCACGCGCGAGGGATCGAAGCGTTGGAACTGGCTGAATGGTGCGCCGCTCGCGACGCTCATGCAGCGTTGGATGACGCCTCTGGCGATCTCGTGGTCGAGCGACATGCTCGCGTTCGCGCAGATCGCGGCCGAGAAGATCAAGCGGTAA
- a CDS encoding MBL fold metallo-hydrolase: MTVTYSWKLLRAGEFRLDAGSMFGLIPKVVWSRNVPIDDRGRVTLQHNCLLLEGGGKRILLEAGTGNKLDPKSRDIFALENRCVSDALHEIDCSENAIDLAIISHMHFDHAGGLTRLPHAGETPDWTGPGSAGDHGVKVTLPNARVVCQSREWDDAIANRSVMTRTYFRDHLEPLRERMVLVDSPRPFATGITPDRDESPTLPIDLRTTEVHPGIRVFLTPGHTWGQQATMFTDKKGRTVVFTPDVMPTAWHVGQAFSLGYDVEPYTSMVSRGWLLEAAAERDWLLILDHEPGNPCRRVRRNDKGWYDLIEDGV; encoded by the coding sequence ATGACCGTGACCTATTCCTGGAAACTCCTCCGCGCCGGCGAGTTCCGCCTCGACGCGGGATCGATGTTCGGCCTGATCCCCAAGGTCGTGTGGTCTCGAAATGTTCCCATCGACGACCGCGGGCGTGTCACGCTCCAGCACAACTGCCTGCTCCTCGAAGGGGGCGGCAAGAGAATCCTCCTCGAGGCCGGGACCGGAAACAAACTCGACCCCAAGAGCAGAGACATCTTCGCGCTCGAGAATCGCTGCGTCTCCGACGCCCTCCACGAGATCGATTGTTCCGAGAACGCGATCGACCTCGCCATCATCTCCCACATGCACTTCGATCACGCCGGCGGCCTGACGCGACTGCCCCACGCCGGTGAGACCCCCGACTGGACCGGCCCAGGCTCGGCGGGCGACCACGGCGTCAAGGTCACGCTCCCCAACGCAAGGGTCGTCTGCCAGTCGCGCGAGTGGGACGACGCGATCGCGAACCGGTCGGTGATGACGCGGACCTATTTTCGCGATCACCTCGAGCCGCTCCGCGAACGGATGGTGCTCGTGGATTCGCCCCGCCCCTTCGCGACCGGCATCACGCCCGATCGCGACGAATCACCAACGCTGCCCATCGACCTCCGCACAACCGAGGTCCATCCCGGCATCCGCGTCTTCCTCACGCCCGGGCACACCTGGGGCCAGCAGGCCACGATGTTCACCGACAAGAAAGGCCGCACCGTCGTCTTCACGCCCGACGTGATGCCCACGGCATGGCACGTCGGTCAGGCCTTCAGCCTCGGCTACGACGTCGAGCCATACACCAGCATGGTCTCGAGGGGCTGGCTCCTGGAAGCGGCGGCCGAGCGTGACTGGCTCCTCATCCTCGACCACGAGCCGGGGAACCCCTGCCGACGCGTACGCCGAAACGACAAGGGGTGGTACGACCTTATCGAGGACGGCGTCTGA